In the Thermodesulfobacteriota bacterium genome, one interval contains:
- a CDS encoding metallophosphoesterase family protein, translating to MKIIFIVDIHGNSAPIDLLKDPLSEADLVLVGGDITHFGGEDKAREVIDKVRWYNQNVLAVSGNCDTKEVDEYLYRENMNLHARGFRQNDVSIVGAGGSLPAPSPTPNVYSEEEYTAIFERALEDCDMTVPMIVVSHQPPIGTLNDTISSGAHVGSTAVRTFIEQYHPLVCFTGHIHEAPGIDKIAGSKIVNPGPFSTRSYAYLDVTDTIRTLEIRKF from the coding sequence ATGAAGATAATTTTCATTGTAGACATCCACGGCAATTCGGCGCCGATAGATTTGCTGAAAGACCCGCTGTCGGAGGCCGACCTCGTCCTCGTCGGCGGTGACATTACGCACTTCGGGGGAGAGGACAAGGCGCGCGAGGTTATAGACAAGGTCAGGTGGTATAATCAAAACGTCCTCGCCGTATCGGGGAACTGCGACACGAAGGAAGTCGACGAATACCTCTACCGCGAGAACATGAACCTCCACGCGAGGGGCTTCAGGCAGAACGACGTGTCCATAGTGGGTGCGGGAGGGTCTCTCCCCGCGCCGAGCCCGACGCCTAACGTCTACTCGGAAGAGGAGTACACGGCGATATTCGAAAGGGCGCTCGAGGATTGCGACATGACGGTGCCGATGATAGTCGTTTCCCACCAGCCCCCGATAGGCACCCTCAACGACACGATATCCAGCGGGGCCCACGTGGGCAGCACCGCGGTGAGGACCTTCATCGAGCAGTACCACCCGCTCGTGTGCTTCACGGGGCACATACACGAGGCCCCGGGAATAGACAAGATAGCCGGGAGCAAGATAGTCAACCCCGGCCCCTTCAGCACGCGTTCTTACGCGTACCTCGACGTTACCGATACGATCCGGACGCTCGAAATAAGGAAGTTCTGA